The following proteins come from a genomic window of Nostoc sp. TCL26-01:
- the csm3 gene encoding type III-A CRISPR-associated RAMP protein Csm3: MTVPLLQKRLLGKIYIKATLNVETGLHIGGGEGKLDIGGIDKLVVREPITGHPYLPGSSIKGKLRSILERFLNKPLNRDSGGVWRYESDDILDGYTEIKQKGNQNDILVFYQGSQSCELSRLFGATGKDSWIKTTDADADGLPHLDKPKKIKRTSNSRGNFDESGEEHVKVKGRNAPARLIVRDSHLQQNSIKKLGKIDTGLFMTERKFENGLDRITSAATPRQFERVPKGASFNLEIVYSIEVENKNEVKTDLINIALALAMLEDDALGGHGSRGYGKVKFEKFVFNHHEYQMNESGGSILKKSTSDSNINLDINNTSDFLAKLDTKNSQLQQLLQICEAPQTIAVQE, encoded by the coding sequence ATGACTGTTCCATTACTACAAAAAAGATTATTGGGAAAAATATACATCAAAGCCACTCTTAATGTAGAAACAGGACTACATATTGGTGGGGGTGAAGGTAAACTCGATATCGGTGGAATTGATAAACTCGTTGTCCGCGAACCAATAACAGGACATCCTTACTTACCAGGTTCATCTATTAAAGGTAAACTGCGTTCAATCCTAGAACGTTTTTTAAATAAACCTTTAAATCGTGATTCTGGCGGAGTTTGGCGTTATGAAAGTGATGACATACTAGATGGATATACAGAAATTAAACAGAAAGGAAATCAAAATGATATCTTAGTTTTTTATCAAGGTTCTCAAAGCTGTGAACTCAGTCGTTTGTTTGGTGCAACTGGTAAAGATTCTTGGATAAAAACGACTGATGCTGATGCTGATGGATTACCCCACTTAGATAAACCTAAAAAAATTAAAAGAACTAGCAATAGTCGTGGCAATTTTGATGAAAGTGGAGAAGAACATGTAAAGGTAAAAGGAAGAAATGCGCCTGCACGTTTAATTGTCCGAGATTCTCATTTACAGCAAAACTCTATCAAAAAACTTGGAAAAATTGATACAGGTCTATTTATGACCGAGCGCAAATTCGAGAATGGTCTAGATAGAATTACCTCTGCTGCAACTCCCAGACAATTTGAACGAGTCCCTAAGGGAGCAAGCTTTAATTTAGAAATAGTCTACAGTATAGAAGTTGAGAATAAGAATGAAGTCAAAACAGACTTAATAAATATAGCACTCGCTCTTGCCATGCTTGAAGACGATGCTTTAGGTGGACACGGCTCACGAGGTTATGGCAAGGTCAAATTTGAAAAATTTGTGTTTAACCATCATGAATACCAAATGAATGAAAGCGGTGGCTCTATTTTGAAAAAATCCACTTCTGATTCAAATATCAATTTAGATATTAATAATACTAGTGATTTCCTAGCAAAATTAGACACAAAAAATAGCCAATTACAACAGCTTCTCCAAATTTGTGAAGCTCCACAGACTATTGCTGTACAAGAGTAA